One part of the Olleya sp. YS genome encodes these proteins:
- a CDS encoding OmpA family protein, with the protein MKLKIITYFILFLFVQQALSQTKVADNFFRDFSYEKAAELYKEALKKEDSTEYILTRIGDCYFNTRKVEKAEFWYSKAIKKYPLIDSEYIYKYVQTLRSQKKYELANDYLRTFNEKNKRDKRIKDIENFNLESYNQLTNTEKVYVDVENLPLNTVYSDFGGYEKDNTLYFYSTWVKDTITDEKQLYDWNNEPFLNIFQSETKIANAAKNFSEPKKLNSSINTSNDHEGLVTITNDGQTMYFTRNNVNKKEKRKYSKEGTSNLKIYKATKTGNNWSNVIELPFNNDAYSCGAPALSPDNKTLYFVSDMEGGFGQTDLYRVTIKADGTYGTPVNLGPDINTEGNEKFPFVAKDSTLYFSTDAYLNLGLLDIFETNLLKLKRNDTTQVYVKNLGAPFNSPFDDFCFFIDSDTQTGYFSSNREGGKGGDDIYAFGKYQCKQIVSGVAYDELSGEPLDKVNVSLLDINGQVVETFYTDKDGKYEFKDIGCDKTYTVLAERVIYRPDKKGFVTSPINGETTTIDLFLTPLIVDNEIVINPIYFDYNKSDIRPDAAYELENIVAVMREHPKMIIKIEAHTDSRGRDAYNLKLSDRRAKSTRDYLYSRGIAVDRILSAIGYGESQILNHCTNGVKCSDKEHEYNRRSKFIITNQYK; encoded by the coding sequence ATGAAGTTAAAAATAATTACATATTTTATTCTTTTTTTATTTGTACAACAGGCGTTGTCACAAACAAAAGTTGCAGATAATTTTTTTAGAGATTTTTCTTATGAAAAAGCAGCTGAACTATATAAAGAAGCATTGAAAAAGGAAGATAGTACAGAATATATTTTAACAAGAATTGGTGATTGTTACTTCAATACTAGAAAAGTTGAAAAAGCAGAATTTTGGTATAGTAAAGCTATTAAAAAGTATCCGTTAATTGATTCAGAATATATATACAAATACGTACAAACTTTGAGAAGTCAAAAAAAATACGAGCTTGCTAATGACTATTTAAGAACCTTTAACGAAAAAAATAAAAGGGACAAACGTATAAAAGACATAGAAAACTTTAATTTAGAAAGTTACAACCAACTAACTAATACAGAAAAGGTGTATGTGGATGTTGAAAATCTTCCATTAAACACTGTGTATTCTGACTTTGGTGGGTATGAAAAAGATAATACTTTATACTTTTACTCCACTTGGGTAAAAGATACCATAACAGATGAAAAGCAATTATATGATTGGAATAATGAACCTTTTTTAAATATTTTTCAATCTGAAACTAAAATTGCTAATGCAGCTAAAAATTTTTCAGAACCTAAAAAATTAAATTCAAGTATTAATACGTCTAACGATCATGAAGGATTAGTCACTATAACTAATGATGGTCAAACAATGTATTTTACCAGGAATAACGTTAATAAAAAAGAAAAAAGAAAATATTCTAAAGAAGGTACTTCTAATTTAAAAATTTATAAAGCAACAAAAACAGGTAACAACTGGAGTAATGTTATAGAATTACCTTTTAATAATGATGCCTATTCTTGTGGTGCACCAGCTTTAAGTCCAGATAATAAAACATTATATTTTGTTTCAGATATGGAAGGTGGCTTTGGACAAACAGATTTGTATCGAGTAACAATCAAAGCTGATGGTACATATGGAACACCTGTTAATTTAGGTCCAGATATTAATACTGAAGGGAATGAAAAATTTCCGTTTGTTGCCAAAGACTCTACATTATATTTCTCAACAGATGCTTATTTAAATCTTGGGTTACTTGATATTTTTGAAACTAATCTACTAAAACTAAAAAGAAACGATACCACACAAGTATATGTCAAAAATCTTGGTGCACCATTTAATAGTCCCTTTGATGATTTTTGTTTTTTTATTGACTCTGACACTCAAACTGGATACTTCTCTTCAAATAGAGAAGGCGGTAAAGGTGGAGATGACATCTACGCTTTTGGAAAATACCAATGTAAACAAATAGTTTCTGGAGTTGCGTATGACGAATTATCTGGAGAACCTTTAGATAAAGTAAATGTATCTTTATTAGACATTAATGGTCAGGTTGTAGAAACTTTTTACACAGATAAAGATGGTAAATATGAATTCAAAGATATTGGTTGTGATAAAACATATACTGTTCTTGCAGAGCGTGTTATTTACAGACCAGACAAAAAAGGCTTTGTAACCTCACCAATTAACGGAGAAACTACAACTATAGATTTATTTCTAACTCCATTAATAGTTGATAACGAAATTGTTATCAATCCTATTTACTTTGATTACAATAAATCAGATATAAGACCAGATGCAGCGTATGAGCTAGAAAATATTGTTGCAGTTATGCGAGAACATCCAAAAATGATTATTAAAATTGAAGCACATACAGATAGTCGTGGTAGAGATGCCTACAACTTAAAATTATCTGATAGGCGTGCAAAATCTACAAGAGACTATTTATACTCTAGAGGAATTGCAGTAGATAGAATTTTAAGTGCTATTGGTTATGGTGAGTCACAAATACTTAACCATTGTACAAATGGAGTAAAATGTAGCGATAAAGAACACGAATATAATAGACGATCTAAATTTATAATAACTAACCAATACAAATAA
- a CDS encoding CAP domain-containing protein yields MRKITSLLMVICFALLFVSCSTDNIEDHIDDVSALVIPEAKPIEIEILELINQHRISIGLNALESHKLIKGQAYAHTDYMVDINEVNHDNFFSRKSYLVNNANAVKVSENVAYGFSSASSVVNAWLNSEGHKSNIEGDFTDFEISAELGENNKWYFTNIFIKK; encoded by the coding sequence ATGAGAAAAATTACTAGCCTACTTATGGTTATTTGTTTTGCATTACTTTTTGTTTCTTGCTCAACAGATAATATCGAAGATCACATTGACGATGTTAGTGCTTTAGTTATTCCTGAAGCAAAACCAATAGAAATTGAAATTTTAGAGTTAATCAATCAACACAGAATTAGTATTGGACTTAATGCTTTAGAAAGTCATAAGTTAATTAAAGGTCAAGCTTACGCTCATACTGATTACATGGTTGATATCAATGAAGTTAATCACGATAATTTTTTTAGCAGAAAATCGTACTTAGTTAATAATGCTAATGCTGTAAAAGTATCAGAAAATGTAGCTTATGGATTTTCTAGTGCTTCATCTGTAGTTAATGCTTGGTTAAACAGCGAAGGACATAAAAGTAATATTGAAGGAGATTTTACAGATTTTGAAATCTCAGCAGAATTAGGAGAAAATAATAAATGGTATTTTACAAATATCTTTATTAAAAAATAA
- the pdxH gene encoding pyridoxamine 5'-phosphate oxidase codes for MNKDLSNYRKSYEKGELRLKDTPENPLELFRTWFNEVDSHFPQDETNAMTLSTIGIDGFPKSRVVLLKKFTYEGFIFYTNYESEKGKAISQNPNVCLSFFWHGAERQIIIKGKAEKISENLSDGYFESRPRGSQLGAIVSKQSSVVDNREQLEDRLKQLEEEYKGKEIVRPSFWGGFIVRPISIEFWQGRPNRLHDRILYTLTSDYNWIKNRLYP; via the coding sequence ATGAATAAAGACTTAAGTAATTACAGGAAATCTTACGAAAAAGGAGAACTACGGTTAAAAGATACACCAGAAAATCCATTAGAACTCTTTAGGACTTGGTTTAACGAAGTGGATAGCCATTTCCCTCAAGATGAGACTAATGCGATGACATTATCTACTATTGGTATTGATGGATTTCCTAAAAGTAGAGTAGTGCTACTTAAAAAATTTACTTATGAAGGTTTTATTTTTTATACTAATTATGAAAGCGAAAAGGGCAAAGCTATTAGTCAGAATCCTAACGTTTGTTTGTCTTTTTTTTGGCATGGAGCAGAACGACAGATTATAATTAAAGGTAAAGCAGAAAAAATTTCAGAAAACTTAAGTGATGGATATTTTGAGTCCAGACCTAGAGGTAGTCAATTGGGTGCAATTGTGTCAAAACAAAGTAGCGTGGTAGACAACAGAGAGCAATTGGAAGATAGGCTTAAACAACTAGAAGAAGAGTATAAGGGTAAAGAAATAGTAAGACCATCTTTTTGGGGTGGTTTTATTGTTAGACCTATTTCTATTGAGTTTTGGCAAGGAAGACCCAATCGTTTACACGACAGAATTTTATACACATTGACTTCAGATTACAATTGGATTAAAAACCGATTATATCCATAA
- a CDS encoding ribonuclease Z, with amino-acid sequence MKLNILGCYSATPRTFTNPTAQVLEINNHIFLIDCGEGTQVQLRKNKIKFSRIKHIFISHLHGDHFFGLVGLISTFRLLGRETDLHIYAPKGLKDVITLQMKLASSWTNYNLVFHELTSKLSELIFEDKKVEVHTIPLDHRVYTNGFLFKEKEGERKLDMNGVLNANIDVSYYRKLKQGFDVQNENGKLIKNKTVTLPPNPSKSYAFCSDTAYNEAIIPIIKHVDVLYHESTFLDQHEKLAAPTKHSTAKQAANIAKQAQVGQLILGHYSTRYDDLNLFKEEAQTIFQNVQLADDGKVFEF; translated from the coding sequence ATGAAACTAAACATTCTAGGCTGTTATAGCGCAACTCCACGTACATTTACTAATCCAACCGCTCAAGTATTAGAAATTAATAATCATATTTTTTTAATAGATTGTGGAGAAGGTACCCAAGTACAGCTTAGAAAAAACAAAATTAAGTTTAGTCGTATAAAGCATATTTTTATTTCTCATTTACATGGCGATCATTTTTTTGGTTTAGTAGGTTTAATATCTACTTTTAGATTGTTGGGTCGTGAAACAGATTTGCATATTTATGCACCAAAAGGTTTAAAAGACGTCATTACATTACAGATGAAGCTAGCCAGTTCTTGGACAAATTATAACCTTGTTTTCCATGAGTTAACCAGTAAGCTTTCAGAGCTTATTTTTGAAGATAAAAAAGTAGAAGTCCATACCATACCGTTAGATCATCGTGTATACACAAATGGTTTTTTATTCAAAGAAAAAGAAGGCGAACGTAAGTTGGATATGAATGGAGTTTTAAATGCCAATATTGATGTATCATATTACAGAAAATTAAAGCAAGGCTTTGACGTCCAAAATGAAAATGGTAAGCTTATAAAAAACAAAACAGTAACATTACCTCCAAATCCTTCAAAAAGCTATGCGTTTTGTAGCGATACTGCTTATAATGAAGCTATAATCCCAATTATTAAGCATGTAGATGTGTTGTATCACGAATCTACTTTTTTAGATCAGCATGAGAAATTAGCAGCACCAACTAAACACAGTACAGCAAAACAAGCAGCTAATATTGCAAAGCAAGCACAAGTTGGACAATTAATTTTAGGACATTATTCTACTAGATATGATGATTTAAACTTGTTTAAAGAAGAAGCTCAAACTATCTTCCAAAACGTCCAGTTAGCAGATGATGGTAAAGTGTTTGAGTTTTAA
- a CDS encoding ribonuclease Z, with the protein MIIDQNENITIITQENASVIELVKKIETLYPKFKNNNVIVNLNTIKPISLQEIIEFLRVSNQHRAAKHSFVIVNEGINTDNTPDEIVIVPTLQEAHDIIEMEDMERDLGF; encoded by the coding sequence ATGATTATAGATCAAAATGAAAACATAACCATAATAACCCAAGAAAATGCTTCGGTTATAGAATTAGTAAAAAAAATAGAAACATTGTACCCAAAATTTAAAAATAATAATGTTATTGTTAATTTAAATACAATTAAACCCATCTCGTTACAAGAAATTATTGAGTTTTTAAGAGTGTCCAATCAGCATAGAGCTGCTAAACATTCTTTTGTTATAGTTAACGAAGGGATTAATACAGATAACACTCCAGATGAAATTGTCATTGTACCAACACTTCAAGAAGCACATGACATTATTGAAATGGAAGACATGGAACGTGATTTAGGATTTTAA
- a CDS encoding aspartate carbamoyltransferase catalytic subunit, which produces MSELSVNHLLGIKYLNKQDIELIFKTADHFKEVINRPIKKVPSLRDITIANLFFENSTRTKLSFELAEKRLSADVINFSASQSSVKKGETLIDTVNNILSMKVDMVVMRHPNPGAGVFLSKHVDASIINAGDGAHEHPTQALLDSYSIRERLGSVKGKNVVIVGDILHSRVALSNIYALKLQGANVMVCGPKTLLPKHIEKLGVKVETNLRKALNWCDVANMLRVQNERMDISYFPSTREYTQQFGVNKALLDSLDKDITIMHPGPINRGVEITSDVADSKQAIILDQVQNGVAVRMAVIYLLASKIKQ; this is translated from the coding sequence ATGAGCGAATTAAGTGTCAATCACTTATTAGGAATTAAATATCTTAACAAACAAGATATAGAGCTTATTTTTAAAACAGCAGATCACTTTAAAGAGGTGATTAATCGTCCAATAAAAAAGGTTCCTTCGCTTCGTGATATTACTATTGCTAACTTATTTTTCGAAAACTCTACACGTACCAAACTATCTTTTGAATTAGCAGAAAAACGATTATCTGCAGATGTCATTAACTTTTCAGCATCTCAATCTTCAGTAAAAAAAGGAGAAACACTAATAGATACAGTTAACAATATTTTATCTATGAAAGTAGATATGGTTGTGATGCGTCATCCTAATCCTGGTGCAGGAGTATTTTTATCTAAGCACGTTGATGCTAGCATTATAAACGCAGGAGATGGAGCACATGAGCATCCAACACAAGCTTTATTAGATAGCTATTCTATTAGAGAACGTTTAGGCAGTGTAAAAGGAAAAAATGTCGTAATTGTTGGAGATATTTTACATAGTCGTGTGGCCTTATCCAATATTTATGCATTAAAATTACAAGGTGCTAATGTTATGGTTTGCGGACCTAAAACATTATTACCTAAACATATAGAAAAACTTGGTGTAAAAGTAGAAACCAATCTGCGTAAAGCTCTAAATTGGTGTGATGTTGCTAATATGCTCCGAGTACAAAATGAACGTATGGATATTAGTTATTTTCCGTCTACAAGAGAATATACGCAACAGTTTGGAGTTAATAAAGCGTTATTAGATAGCTTGGATAAAGACATTACAATTATGCATCCAGGACCAATAAATAGAGGAGTAGAGATTACTAGTGATGTAGCAGATTCTAAGCAAGCCATAATTTTAGACCAAGTTCAAAATGGTGTAGCTGTTAGAATGGCGGTAATATACTTGTTAGCATCTAAAATAAAACAATAG
- the pyrR gene encoding bifunctional pyr operon transcriptional regulator/uracil phosphoribosyltransferase PyrR translates to MSQKVLLNATEVNIILHRLACQLIEKHNDFSNTVLIGIQPRGKYLAKRLASILQSDYKIKNLQLGYLDITFYRDDFRRSDKPLEANTTEMNVQVEDKKVVFIDDVLYTGRSIRAALTAIQSFGRPNEIELLTLIDRRFSRHLPIQPDYRGRQVDAINNEKVKVNWVENDGEDAVYVVKN, encoded by the coding sequence ATGAGTCAAAAAGTGCTACTTAATGCAACAGAAGTCAATATCATCTTACACAGATTGGCTTGTCAACTCATTGAAAAACACAACGATTTTTCTAATACGGTTTTAATTGGTATTCAACCAAGAGGAAAATATCTGGCTAAACGTTTAGCATCTATATTACAATCAGATTACAAGATTAAAAACCTACAATTAGGATATTTAGACATTACCTTTTATAGAGATGATTTTAGGAGAAGCGATAAGCCATTAGAAGCTAATACTACAGAAATGAACGTGCAAGTAGAAGATAAAAAAGTGGTATTTATTGACGATGTATTGTATACAGGACGTAGTATACGTGCTGCATTAACAGCTATACAGTCTTTTGGACGTCCTAACGAAATTGAATTGTTAACTTTAATAGATAGACGTTTTAGTAGACATTTACCCATCCAACCCGATTATAGAGGACGACAAGTAGATGCTATAAATAACGAAAAAGTAAAAGTAAACTGGGTTGAAAATGATGGAGAAGATGCGGTTTATGTAGTAAAAAATTAA
- the rpsA gene encoding 30S ribosomal protein S1, producing MADKAKQAEVEAKEVATATKEAPVVSEAQANPEKFLKEFNWHNYQEGIDEVEDSQLKEFEKLVSENFVDTLDDEVVEGEVIHITDRDAIIDINAKSEGVISLNEFRYNPDLKVGDKVEVLIDVREDATGQLVLSHRKARVIKAWDRVIKANETGEIVNGFVKCRTKGGMIVDVFGIEAFLPGSQIDVKPIRDYDQYVNKTMEFKVVKINHEFKNVVVSHKALIEADIEEQKKEIIGQLEKGQVLEGVVKNITSYGVFIDLGGVDGLVHITDLSWSRINHPNEIVELDQKLNVVILDFDEDKSRIQLGLKQLSKHPWDALGENVAVGDKVKGKVVVIADYGAFIEVAEGVEGLVHVSEMSWSTHLRSANDFVNVGDEIDAVILTLDREDRKMSLGIKQLTPDPWTDITTKYPVGSKHTGIVRNFTNFGVFVELEEGIDGLIYISDLSWTKKIKHPSEFCNVGDKLDVVVLELDVEGRKLSLGHKQTTENPWDKYEKEFALDTTHTAEIAEVVDKGATIEFNEDIVAFVPSRHLEKEDGKMLKKGDSAEFKIIEFNKEFKRVVASHTAIFKAEEMANVKAAAKKAAAQAEEAKPTLGDANEALQALKDKMDGKK from the coding sequence ATGGCTGATAAAGCAAAACAAGCAGAAGTTGAAGCTAAAGAAGTAGCAACAGCAACTAAAGAAGCTCCAGTAGTATCTGAAGCACAAGCAAACCCAGAAAAATTCTTAAAAGAATTCAACTGGCACAACTACCAAGAAGGTATTGATGAGGTTGAAGATTCTCAATTAAAAGAATTTGAAAAATTAGTATCAGAAAATTTCGTAGACACTTTAGATGACGAGGTTGTAGAAGGTGAAGTAATTCATATTACAGATCGTGACGCAATTATTGACATTAATGCGAAGTCTGAAGGTGTAATTTCTTTAAACGAATTTAGATACAATCCAGACTTAAAAGTAGGAGACAAAGTTGAGGTATTAATTGACGTGCGTGAAGACGCAACAGGACAATTAGTATTATCTCACAGAAAGGCTCGTGTAATTAAGGCTTGGGATAGAGTAATAAAAGCTAACGAAACTGGCGAAATCGTAAACGGTTTTGTAAAGTGTCGTACTAAAGGTGGTATGATTGTAGATGTTTTTGGTATCGAAGCATTCTTACCAGGATCTCAAATTGATGTTAAACCAATTAGAGATTACGATCAGTACGTAAATAAAACTATGGAATTTAAAGTTGTGAAAATCAACCACGAATTCAAAAACGTAGTTGTATCTCATAAAGCACTTATTGAAGCTGATATTGAGGAACAAAAGAAAGAAATCATCGGTCAATTAGAAAAAGGTCAAGTATTAGAAGGTGTAGTTAAAAACATTACATCTTACGGAGTATTTATTGATCTTGGAGGTGTTGACGGATTAGTACACATAACAGATTTATCTTGGTCACGTATAAACCATCCAAATGAGATTGTTGAGTTAGACCAAAAATTAAATGTGGTAATCCTTGATTTTGACGAAGATAAGTCAAGAATCCAATTAGGTCTTAAGCAATTATCTAAACATCCTTGGGATGCTTTAGGAGAAAATGTTGCTGTAGGTGATAAAGTTAAAGGTAAAGTTGTTGTAATCGCAGATTACGGAGCATTTATTGAAGTTGCAGAAGGTGTAGAAGGTTTAGTACACGTGTCAGAAATGTCATGGTCTACGCACTTACGTTCTGCTAACGATTTTGTTAACGTTGGAGACGAAATTGATGCAGTTATTTTAACCTTAGATAGAGAAGATCGTAAGATGTCTCTTGGTATCAAGCAATTAACTCCAGACCCATGGACAGATATTACTACTAAATATCCTGTAGGTTCTAAACACACAGGTATTGTGCGTAACTTTACAAACTTTGGTGTTTTTGTTGAATTAGAAGAAGGTATTGATGGATTAATTTATATTTCAGATTTATCTTGGACTAAGAAAATTAAGCATCCATCAGAATTTTGTAACGTTGGTGATAAATTAGATGTAGTAGTATTAGAGTTAGATGTTGAAGGACGTAAATTATCTTTAGGTCACAAACAAACCACTGAGAATCCTTGGGATAAATACGAAAAAGAGTTTGCTTTAGATACAACGCATACAGCAGAAATTGCTGAAGTTGTAGATAAAGGAGCTACTATTGAATTTAATGAAGATATCGTTGCTTTCGTACCATCTCGTCACCTTGAAAAAGAAGACGGAAAGATGTTAAAGAAAGGAGATTCTGCAGAATTCAAAATTATCGAATTTAATAAAGAATTCAAACGTGTAGTTGCCTCTCACACTGCTATATTCAAAGCAGAAGAAATGGCAAATGTAAAAGCTGCTGCTAAAAAAGCTGCTGCACAAGCTGAAGAAGCAAAACCAACTTTAGGTGATGCTAACGAAGCGTTACAAGCGTTAAAAGATAAAATGGACGGAAAAAAATAA